The following proteins come from a genomic window of Kwoniella bestiolae CBS 10118 chromosome 3, complete sequence:
- a CDS encoding cysteine-tRNA ligase, with translation MSITTSTKATTSTKPLEEEPVLRVYNSLTRSKDVFKTRKPKHIDWYNCGPTVYDSSHMGHARNYLTQDIIRRILRDYLGYNVNFVMNITDIDDKIILRAREKYLLDQTKSSNPSITPSLLNDTKLAFSKFLNSKLIKSLPSPLTFDTSDDLEIFQIILEKDKSDVKFAEEARLKEEKFALYLASLLKAHGAIKKAEGLLNGSNEGDVVDLVDGASDVLGPYYGETLGHTIKDPIAVSRTLALYWEEQFFNDMEKLKILPPNFKPRVSEYVSEIVTFVEKIISNGFAYEAEGSVWFDVNKFDGAEGDGFRHDYAKLQPGSKGNKKLIDEGEGALTGSKGKRQAADFALWKAKSKPGEPAWPSPWGEGRPGWHIECSVMASAILGRGMDIHSGGVDLMFPHHDNELAQSEAYHGCEQWVNYFLHTGHLHIEGLKMSKSLKNFITIEEELSRNTARRLRLAFMLQTWNQKLDYSRGLIADTKAKEETFDNFFANVNARLVQAGPSSEGKHQMGDAEEAITNDLFTAQSEFHAALCDSFNTPTAIQILLDLIAKTNIYFSTKGRESNLGVVTNIAEWITRMLWMFGLGEGAPPKNGIGWGIATVGGQEGVNGHDVSTQVEPWARSISSFRDSVRKLAMDKTISPDQLSKRILSLSDKFRDEEAVSLGLQLDDGQGNDGGALWKIVDPSSLVAAREEKRRIAAEKLAKKEASAKAAEEKKRAQLEKGRVNPKDMFRPPNVTGLYTEWDDSGLPTKDSEGKEVSKNAVKKLQKEMKVQEKLHEAYLVWVNEQEGR, from the exons ATGTCAATCACAACCTCAACAAAAGCTACGACCTCGACCAAACCACTGGAGGAGGAACCCGTACTGAGGGTGTACAACTCCCTCACGAGGTCGAAG GATGTATTCAAGACTCGTAAACCAAAACATATAGATTGGTACAATTGTGGGCCGACAGTGTACGACTCGAGTCATATGGGTCATGCGAG GAATTACCTTACTCAAGATATCATTAGAAGGATACTGAGAGATTATCTTGGGTATAACGTCAATTTCGTTATGAATATAACGGATATCGATGACAAA atcatcctccgtgCCCGAGAGAAATACCTCCTCGACCAAACCAaatcttccaacccctccatcaCCCCCTCGCTCCTCAACGATACGAAGTTAGCATTCTCCAAATTCCTAAATTCCAAACTCATCAaatccctcccttccccactCACATTCGACACCTCCGACGATCTGGAGATATTTCAAATCATCTTGGAAAAGGATAAATCAGATGTGAAGTTCGCCGAAGAAGCaaggttgaaagaggagaagttTGCTTTGTACCTTGCGAGCTTACTCAAGGCTCACGGGGCTATCAAGAAAGCTGAGGGGCTATTGAATGGATCGAATGAGGGCGATGTTGTGGATCTGGTGGATGGGGCTAGTGATGTCTTGGGACCATATTATGGTGAGACC CTCGGCCACACAATCAAAGACCCCATCGCAGTCTCCCGCACCCTAGCCCTATACTGGGAAGAACAATTCTTCAACGACATGGAAAAGCTCAAAATCCTCCCACCAAATTTCAAACCCCGCGTATCAGAGTACGTCTCGGAGATCGTCACTTTCGTGGAAAAGATAATATCCAATGGGTTCGCGTACGAAGCTGAGGGGAGTGTATGGTTTGACGTCAATAAGTTTGATGGGGCTGAGGGGGATGGATTCAGACATGATTATGCGAAGTTGCAGCCTGGGAGTAAAGGGAATAagaagttgattgatgagggtgagg GCGCTCTGACCGGCTCGAAAGGGAAGAGACAAGCTGCCGATTTCGCCCTGTGGAAAGCCAAATCCAAACCTGGCGAACCTGCCTGGCCATCCCCCTGGGGAGAAGGTAGACCAGGTTGGCACATTGAGTGTTCCGTCATGGCCTCTGCGATTCTTGGTAGAGGAATGGATATTCATTCGGGTGGGGTGGATCTCATGTTCCCTCATCATGATAATGAATTGGCCCAGAGCGAG GCATACCATGGATGTGAACAATGGGTGAATTACTTCTTGCATACTGGACATTTACATattgaggggttgaagatgagtaAATCGTTGAAGAATTTCATAAccatcgag GAAGAACTCTCGCGAAACACCGCTCGAAGATTACGTTTGGCATTCATGCTGCAGACTTGGAATCAGAAATTAGACTATAGTCGAGgattgatagctgatacgAAAGCTAAGGAGGAGACTTTTGAT AACTTCTTCGCCAACGTAAACGCTCGATTGGTACaagctggcccatcctcGGAGGGGAAACATCAGATGGGAGACGCCGAAGAGGCTATCACCAATGA CCTATTCACCGCTCAAAGCGAATTCCACGCAGCGCTCTGCGATTCCTTCAACACCCCTACCGCCATCCAgatccttcttgatctcatcgCCAAAACCAACATCTACTTCTCGACAAAAGGCAGAGAAAGTAATCTTGGAGTGGTGACCAACATCGCAGAATGGATAACGAGGATGTTATGGATGTTTGGGTTGGGCGAGGGTGCACCGCCTAAGAATGGGATAGGGTGGGGGATAGCTACGGTTGGTGGGCAGGAGGGTGTGAATGGtcatgat GTATCAACCCAAGTTGAACCATGGGCACGttcgatatcctccttccgAGACTCAGTCAGAAAACTAGCCATGGACAAGACAATCTCCCCCGACCAACTCTCAAAACGGATATTATCCCTCTCCGATAAATTCAGGGACGAAGAGGCTGTCTCACTGGGTCTTCAACTAGACGATGGACAGGGTAACGACGGAGGCGCATTATGGAAGATTgttgatccctcttccctcgtTGCTGCTCGTGAGGAGAAACGACGAATTGCAGCTGAGAAATTAGCTAAGAAAGAAGCTTCTGCCAAAGCtgcagaagagaagaagcgaGCTCAGTTGGAGAAGGGCAGAGTGAACCCTAAAGATATGTTTAGACCTCCGAATGTCACGGGACTGTACACTGAATGGGACGATTCGGGATTACCTACGAAAGACtcagaggggaaggaggtcAGTAAGAATGCGGTGAAGAAGTTgcagaaggagatgaaggtgcAGGAAAAGTTGCATGAGGCGTATTTGGTTTGGGTCAACGAGCAGGAGGGGAGGTAG
- a CDS encoding endoplasmic reticulum vesicle protein 25 yields the protein MLISLCGSVGCIWNFAAAHSLVIVTANVPYEFGQRVDIEILDGSERGNVYLNKKDIKGETRLAITTHESADVGVCLRNYLESDSHEKLSRSVDLDVDIGADAIDYNAIANQESLSILEVEMRKLEAVVKEIVEEMGYLQRREMRMRDTNESTNSRVKNFSILITIGIIGLGIWQLIHLRSFFKRKYLID from the exons ATGCTAATCTCTCTTTGCGGTTCTGTAGGATG TATATGGAACTTTGCTGCTGCCCACTCGTTGGTAATTGTCACAGCCAACGTACCGTACGAATTTGGACAGAGGGTGGATATTGAAATTCTAGATGGGTCGGAGAGGGGGAACGTATACTTGAATAAAAAG GATATAAAAGGAGAGACTAGATTGGCTATTACCACGCATGAGTCTGCTGATGTTGGAGTATGTTTGAGGAATTACCTGGAGAGTG ATTCGCATGAGAAGTTATCGAGAAGTGTAGatttggatgtggatatagGAGCAGATGCCATAGATTACAA TGCCATCGCAAACCAAGAGTCCCTGTCCATCCTCGAAGTAGAAATGCGTAAGCTCGAAGCGGTAGTGAAGGAGATtgtggaggagatgggataCCTACAAAGGCGAGAAATGAGAATGCGAGATACGAACG AGAGCACCAATTCTCGAGTGAAGAATTTTTCCATACTCATAACGATAGGTATAATTGGACTGGGAATATGGCAG CTCATCCACTTACGGTCCTTCTTCAAACGTAAATACCTCATCGACTAG